The DNA segment TagactttcttttttttatcatccaAAAATTATCATTAACAACTAAAACTTATACACATGAGTTCAAAAATCAACTGATACATAATATCATCTGAGCCATAAGCCGGAAACACACTGAAGCCAGAACCCGGAAACCCTGAAGAAAGAAAACAACCAATAAAAGAAATAAggcataaaacaaaaacaaacttatATTCCAAGAGAAATACAAAATGTGATAGTTATAAATGTTCCAACTTGATTACAAAAGCTACAACAAGAAGAAGACTTAGGCTTCACTTAAATACGTATATTTAAAGGTAGGTAGATGCATTGAAGGCCACCAGAAGTATGTTTTGAATGTGTAGACTATCTTCACGTCCTCTTATTCTTGCTTCCAAACAACAACGAGAAGTAAAACAATATCCTAAAGAAGAGACCCCAAGCTAACGTAATCCACAAGCAGTCCCATTTGCTCAACTGAGAAATACCTTGCTGCAAAAGTAAGTCAGGTCCTGTTCTCAAGCATGTGGACTCCGTTATGTTTGTTCCCAAAGAGTCACTCATTGTATCTAGGAGCTTAACCTTCATCGCTTCAGGCACTTTCGCCAAAAGCGTACCATCAAATACTTGGACTCCTCTAACAAAACACCGAGATGGGTCATCAAACTCGTTGATCAAGACAGCTTCATAGGGATACTTCAACAATGAAATGTAATGAAACCATATCCAGTAGATAGGTATCCGATCCCGGTTGATGTAGAATCCACCCATCAGTAGACAGTATGAAAGATAGGCAATAGTGATCATGAAACTTATCATGACATTCGGAACCAAACCAGATACGAAGGTGACAAAAGATGATCCAGACCAAAAGCCTGCGTAGATTATGAGGCAGTAAAAGAAGAAGCTCTCTAACCCGCCGCTTAAACCAACTGTCCAGAACGTGGTTGCAGCAAATGCAATGGAGAGAGCGAGTAGCTGAGGCAATGATACAAGAGAGTGAGAGATGACATAAGAAGATGTTCTGTAGGCGTTGCGCGTTGTctctctcaagaaaatgaacCGCTCTTGGATGAAAGCAGGGACACTGTCTGCGCAGACGTAGAACATTGTGGACATGCCGTATGCAACAAAAGACATTCTCTCTTGTGCACCTCTTGGAGTATTGTCAAGCCTCCAATATACAGTAGCTAAGAGAAGACCAGTGACCATGACAGTAGCGATCCGTGTTCCCATGAGCTCAGGTGTACGCATCCAGTTTTTCATGTACCGTTTGGCTAAGATGAACGTCTCGACCAGTGGAGAGTTTGCGTATGAAGATACTGACTCCATCGAAATGGGGTTGGAACAGGTCGAGCCAGAGACTAGTTTGCCTCTTGAAACACTTGCGGTAATGGATTCTTTTAAAGACAAGCCTTGGTAAGGTgtggtcattggcgtggctcgAGCTGATTGGTTGTGTTGCCACTTCTCGTTGAACTCTACTAACTCTCTAGCTCCTTCGGTAGACCCTTCGAGCTTTCGAACTAGGTCAAGTGTGAACTCGGTTATGTTCTCTTTCTCCGGAACTGGATGTCCGAAATCCGACAAGAATGTGGGAAGACTTGTCGGAGATCCATTGAACACACTCTTGCCACGAGACAATATGATAAGACGATCGAGCAAGTCTATGACTCGAGCGCTAGGTTGATGTATCGACATAATTACAATACTGCCACTCCTAGCTATACGTCTAAGAACCTGCACCCAGGACCGGAGGgataataaacattttaacaattctctcaaataaccatttttaaatttttgtcacaaaatacgttagtattaataaaaaaaattgataaatttgGAGAATAAGGCAAATGTTTCATCCGGCTGCTTTACCTGCACCACCATAAACGCGTTGGTGGAGTCCAACCCTGAAGTAGGTTCGTCGAGGAACAAGACAATAGGATCATGGATAATATCGATCCCGATCGAAACACGCCGCCGCTCTCCGCCGGAGACTCCACGGTGTCCTTCATCTCCTATTATCGTATCAGCCGCATTTCTAAGCCCTAACTGGTCGATTAGGGTTTCAACGCGCTCTGTTTTCTTCGACTTGGACAAGCTTCTTGGGAGACGAAACTCGGAAGCGAACATTAGGGTTTCTTTGACGGTGAGCATCGGGAACAAGAGGTCGTCTTGCATCACGTACGCTGATATCACTTTTAGCATACGAGTTTGTAGAATCTTCTCTCCGTTTAGAGTTACCGTGCCTCTCAAGTTACTCACTCTTCCCGCCAAAGCGTCTATCAAGGTGGACTTCCCAGCTCCGCTTGCTCCGAGAACGGCGAGGATATCGCCGTTGCAAGCTTCGCCGGAAACACCGTCAAGCAGAGTTTTCACCGGAGCCGGCGACGAGAAGTTAAACCGCAGGCGAACTTTGACGTCGTAGCTGAGATTGTTGAAGGACAAGAGAAATGGCACGGGTCGTAGTTCAGGGGAAGCGAGGTCAAGTATGTGATGAAACGAAGCTTCTTCGCCGGAATGTTTTTTCCGGTCACCGTCATCGAAGTGTTTTAGCAGTTCGCCGAGCGTCGGTGACTCGTTGCCGCCGTGGGGGGAGATTTCTTGGGATGTCGCTGAAACACGAGGCATCTTAAAGGCGcgtgttttatttttcttgtgttGACGTCAGTTAACGGTGTATTAACGGTGTATTCTTGGAGATGAAGCTAACAGTGAAGTATCACTGTACATGTGGAAACCCTGAGAAAACCATAAATGTATATATTCTTATATGGAAATGCTTATGGAATCTGTATTCAGTTTTCTGTAGAAAAATAcaaactaattaattaaaattatgtaaGTTTAAATAAGATATGCGCAAGATGCACACGAAAATCATATAATacgggatttttttttttatatcggtGAGTCAAGATTGATAAATTAGTTTATTAAAGTTTTCTAAAGATCATGAGTCATTATAAAGAAGTAGAAATGTAGAACTACTATTTGCTCAATTTAGGAAATTGTAAACTTACTTGTTAAAATCTCAGTAATCTTCTCTCTGGGAGCCAAAACAATACCTGcagttcagatttttttttttggggggtaTGAACATAgcactatctctctctctttcctatttataagaaaaagagagaactcatttattaattttatgcaaaaaattaaatccaaaataaataaaataaaaaagaaatgagaaacatATCTTTTAAATAGTACAGCATGTttaatggggggggggggggggggattctTACCAGGGGGTTAGCAAAATATAAGAATCCCACCCTAAGAACCTCCATTTACGAGACAATAACATAACGatgtataaaagaaaaaaaataacaatgagCAAATTGCTATCTTTTGTTGCCATTATGGTCTTAAATTAATATCTCATacatattaatagagaaacatttaaaatgcTATAatatgtattaattaaaaaaatgttatgttGAGTCGTCACGTAGTTGGAATGCTAATTTTACTTACGTGACGGCTtgataatcaattaaaaattttgttagtccaaaattaaattgatatagaaagttatattatatattatgaccattatggaccattcatttatcaaattgaaatttattatatattctgttattaaataaaacctacggaattacctaatgtgattaaaatatatatgacaattaattattttaaataataaaaatttgctaacaatttaattactttctatcatttttttaattctttattactaaaataaattacacaattacattaatcatataagaaaattttagtttttttgtatatgttgtatttttaatgtttcaaaacgagtataaattactaaaactgttaaaaatctcacataaacttttgtgatcaatgtttatttttttctataataagatacaattattataaaataacaagaataaataattttatttaataggtgtttgtgttgatatatatatatcctttaaattaaactatacatcatatgaaaatacatgcttatgttttgatatttgcattgaacatatattgaaaatttaatatttaattttttaaatcttcatttttaatgattataaattattgaaaccactaaacattccacATTAGAAACAAATCGTTAAATATGCAaagaatcataaaattatattagtagaaacctcatttaataaatattcatattaataatatactatatatctatattaatatcatttaagttttgttttatatcatatataatagacaagattgattgttttgattaaaTTAGCTTAaaattgcgaataaacaagagcagccgtttgatttatatgcgtacgtcaatttattacataatattaaatgatttcttagttatttaatatatactaattattttattatttcataatatgcacaAAAcatataagtaataaatataaaatatttattctgctcAAGGCGTGTATCTTAACCttagtatgtatctctttaatgattttaaatcttaaacattttctaaatcttaggccaaaacaaaagaacaaaaggagaataaattcaaaaatcaatatttatatcgagtaataaccaaaatgaaaaaacgatacaaaaaggagaaaaatattgaagatagacataattggcacgtgaacgtaaacttctcataaatgtaattaacttttaaattattaaatcatGATATAACACCGAGCTGACATAGTGTCATTGTAATCAAATAGTAGGCTTGAGATTCTTCGGtctaaacgttaggttcttatgcgataagtgattttttgacctaaaatagtttttaaaaataggatcagctcatcagtaaacaaattatgtaattaacaaaaaaaataaaaaaaattgtttaagggccaaaaatattaattcaatcaagaatataaattttattttttcatacgatatttcttaaataattttcatataaatttatcataCGTAAATCGCATGTCTTATCCTATTTCAGAGTATTTCGTAtacacaaaattttattttagaatttcttTGAGTCGGATTATAGTACTATTTTGTCTTTATAAATCCAATAATTAGATATcgtaatcatataattttttacttCTGCTAATTAGGAAGTGATATAGGGTTTTTAAAGCCTGAGTAATGTTTCTAAATTGAATGTAGCCTCGAAAAAAACCATTCATGAAAGATTtctgtaaatataatttaagtgtGTTGACATGTTAACTATTTATATAGAAATGATTTTTTctacacaatttgtttttgttgtatgaatttttgtatatattaagtATCTAGAATCAAATTCATACGTGAGAACAGAAATTAAAAAAGTATGATATAGcgtaaatttatataaaaaatagattagacGAACAAAATTTTATGTGGCGACTCATCAATCATCAACTGATATTTAAAGATAGTATTGGCCAAGAGTTTTTTCAGAATATTAAGTCATAGAGAATTATATCGTTAATGGTAGTTTGTTGCGATCACTCACAGAGCCATGCCTAGTAAACAAATTTTGAAGCTTTGGATCATGGCCAGTGCCAGTTTTACTGGTGTGCGTGCATTTCCACTGGATCCCACacctttaattaatttttctttgggTGAATTGgtttaaaaccctaaaaaaatgaaaataccaatgaTGTGACTAGTTTGTGTTTATGGAAAAAGGTATAAAATTGTGGGATTTAGAGTATTTTTAATTAGGGTAAAAGTTTAGTGTATGGGGTGCaatttctcttttccttttatgTTTTAGTGTCCAAGTCCTTTTTTAAATTACCAAATaggtttaaaatttcaaaaaaataataataatatatacaccatattttatttttattttgtatctaATAGCACaaggtccaaacaacttttgaGCCGGGGTCTGCTATGACATCATTTTTATGTAAAATGTAAAggcatatacatataaaatattatggtTCATCGGTAAAACACTCATTTAATAAGTTTTTCCAACTGAACTAGGTTAAGTACCATTTTCAAGACTTTTTCTGAAGTCATACTTAactttataaactaataaattgcaattatattttattttattttaaaaactgaaaTATCCTGCTAAAAGCCTTTTCtacattttattgtttatttttagtaAACTAAGCCTTgtaatagaaaatatttggatCTTATACCTAAATCACTATTAATATTTTGACAATTAATTTCtcttcatatattattttattctaaaaacttcaaaactagaataaataatacatatataaaacttgtattgatatattaatttcttattttaaaaataaaacaaaataaaaaatttaaagacgGATAGTCTAGCACATAGTGTTATGAAACAACCGTCTTATGTCATTCACATGGACGTGGAACCACCGATTTGGTTTACAAAGTCAATACGAATCTGTTTAAGTTGATgaaaaaaaacttgtaaaactttttcaataaaacttgtttcacaaaaaatatttattattatattataaaaaattaaatattagtttATCTGCCTTATGGCATCAAAAGTTGTAAGCATGGCATGACAATGGTGAACTCTTCCACCAAGTGTGTAAAGGTATAACGGTGTATACGTGTATTTTGAAGATAATAGTTTTAGACGAATGAACTAAATCAAGGAATGTTAGTTATCAGATTACGTATTTAGGTTCACTTCTAGTATATcttaaaaaggaaacaaaaatttGTATGGGTAATGGGGCCATGAAGTTATTATGTTTGTGTACTAGTTA comes from the Brassica napus cultivar Da-Ae chromosome A7, Da-Ae, whole genome shotgun sequence genome and includes:
- the LOC106352890 gene encoding ABC transporter G family member 18: MPRVSATSQEISPHGGNESPTLGELLKHFDDGDRKKHSGEEASFHHILDLASPELRPVPFLLSFNNLSYDVKVRLRFNFSSPAPVKTLLDGVSGEACNGDILAVLGASGAGKSTLIDALAGRVSNLRGTVTLNGEKILQTRMLKVISAYVMQDDLLFPMLTVKETLMFASEFRLPRSLSKSKKTERVETLIDQLGLRNAADTIIGDEGHRGVSGGERRRVSIGIDIIHDPIVLFLDEPTSGLDSTNAFMVVQVLRRIARSGSIVIMSIHQPSARVIDLLDRLIILSRGKSVFNGSPTSLPTFLSDFGHPVPEKENITEFTLDLVRKLEGSTEGARELVEFNEKWQHNQSARATPMTTPYQGLSLKESITASVSRGKLVSGSTCSNPISMESVSSYANSPLVETFILAKRYMKNWMRTPELMGTRIATVMVTGLLLATVYWRLDNTPRGAQERMSFVAYGMSTMFYVCADSVPAFIQERFIFLRETTRNAYRTSSYVISHSLVSLPQLLALSIAFAATTFWTVGLSGGLESFFFYCLIIYAGFWSGSSFVTFVSGLVPNVMISFMITIAYLSYCLLMGGFYINRDRIPIYWIWFHYISLLKYPYEAVLINEFDDPSRCFVRGVQVFDGTLLAKVPEAMKVKLLDTMSDSLGTNITESTCLRTGPDLLLQQGISQLSKWDCLWITLAWGLFFRILFYFSLLFGSKNKRT